A single genomic interval of Chryseobacterium paludis harbors:
- the asnB gene encoding asparagine synthase (glutamine-hydrolyzing), with amino-acid sequence MCGIAGIIAPNARNYTNEIKKMTDVLVHRGPDSSHHEFYENATLGHRRLSIIDLSESGKQPMFSNSKNECIVLNGEIYGYLDIKKRYPEYPYHGTSDTEVILAMYQRKQENLIHDLPGMFAFAIWDDQKQQLFCARDRFGEKPFFYAIGSNNEFIFASEIKAILASGLIQPEVNSEALAHYLQHGYVNTYQSIYKNIFTLPPAHQLIWKNGKVIVSRYYSLPAKDRNISLSDAKEEFLYLLKNAVKKQLIADVEVGSFLSGGLDSSSIVALVNEFMPKQTTISFGYDHKDSELKYAKEIADKYQTNHIEVHEKKQDIAASLLKISPFLDEPFADISYLPHYEICRNARKNLTVVLSGDAGDELFGGYHFYKVENELKNHFSYKNIITQFGLKIYQKLRETSFVTQSNLQYSSILDFHQNSVRNAFSKKEQNLLGILTDYQQPYSFTPNSDSLNDIMRVDLENYVPGNMMMKSDRMAMANSLEVRTPFLDVDFAEFCIQLPEQLKLNSENDKIILRETMGAYWTETIRKRHKQGFGMSVKSWFEEDNLINLSNELLKDRNQKIFNYIDFEGAQKFLNKDHKHWNLLQLALWAHNNQSVL; translated from the coding sequence ATGTGTGGAATAGCAGGAATAATAGCTCCAAACGCTAGAAATTATACAAACGAAATAAAAAAAATGACTGATGTACTGGTACATCGCGGTCCAGATTCTTCACATCATGAATTTTATGAAAATGCAACTTTAGGTCATCGAAGACTTTCAATTATAGATCTCTCAGAGAGTGGAAAACAACCGATGTTTTCAAATTCGAAAAACGAATGCATTGTACTGAACGGTGAAATTTATGGATATCTTGATATTAAAAAAAGATATCCGGAATATCCTTATCATGGAACTTCGGATACAGAAGTTATTCTTGCAATGTATCAGAGAAAGCAGGAAAACCTCATCCATGATCTCCCAGGAATGTTTGCTTTTGCAATTTGGGATGACCAGAAACAGCAATTATTTTGTGCCAGAGATCGTTTTGGAGAAAAGCCATTCTTCTATGCTATCGGAAGTAACAACGAATTCATTTTTGCCTCGGAGATTAAAGCTATATTAGCTTCTGGATTAATTCAGCCCGAAGTAAATTCTGAAGCCTTAGCTCACTATCTGCAACATGGATATGTAAATACCTATCAAAGTATTTACAAAAACATTTTCACGCTTCCTCCTGCTCATCAACTAATTTGGAAAAATGGAAAAGTTATCGTTTCACGTTACTATAGCTTACCGGCAAAGGATAGGAATATAAGTTTATCTGATGCAAAGGAAGAATTCTTATACCTCTTAAAAAATGCTGTTAAAAAACAGCTTATAGCAGATGTGGAAGTTGGAAGTTTTTTAAGTGGCGGATTAGATTCGTCCTCCATAGTAGCCCTGGTCAATGAATTTATGCCAAAACAAACGACTATTAGCTTTGGGTATGATCATAAAGATAGTGAATTGAAATATGCTAAAGAAATTGCCGATAAATACCAAACCAATCATATTGAGGTTCACGAAAAAAAACAGGATATAGCAGCATCACTCTTAAAGATTTCTCCATTCTTAGATGAACCTTTTGCTGACATCTCTTATCTTCCACATTATGAGATCTGTAGAAATGCCAGAAAAAATCTTACTGTAGTCCTTTCTGGGGATGCCGGTGATGAACTATTTGGTGGGTATCATTTTTATAAAGTCGAAAATGAATTAAAAAACCACTTTAGCTATAAAAATATAATTACTCAATTCGGATTAAAGATTTATCAAAAGTTGAGAGAAACTTCTTTTGTTACACAAAGCAATTTACAGTATTCTTCTATTTTAGATTTTCATCAGAATTCCGTTAGAAATGCATTCTCTAAAAAAGAACAAAATCTGCTCGGGATTCTAACAGATTATCAGCAACCCTACAGTTTCACACCCAATTCTGACTCATTGAACGATATTATGCGGGTAGATCTGGAAAATTATGTTCCAGGAAATATGATGATGAAATCCGACAGAATGGCCATGGCGAATTCATTGGAAGTGAGAACGCCTTTCCTTGATGTTGATTTTGCTGAGTTTTGCATACAATTACCTGAACAACTGAAGTTAAATAGTGAAAATGATAAAATTATACTTCGGGAAACAATGGGGGCATATTGGACAGAAACGATTAGAAAACGTCACAAGCAAGGATTTGGAATGAGTGTTAAGAGTTGGTTTGAAGAAGATAATCTCATCAATTTATCCAATGAATTGCTTAAAGATCGAAATCAGAAAATTTTCAATTATATAGATTTTGAGGGTGCTCAAAAATTTCTGAACAAAGATCATAAACATTGGAATTTGTTACAACTTGCTCTTTGGGCCCATAACAATCAATCTGTATTATAA
- a CDS encoding class I SAM-dependent methyltransferase produces MKILDRIKKKIELFSHSGSNYQCPFCGYKSKDLEIVGHNLPVLIEKHVIGGGRRAAGCYKCNSRDRERLLYAFVIKELNLPKDISVLHIAPEPKLSKILLSQNLKEYICGDLLTGNYHYPDHVKNINILSIPYENNYFDLVICNHVLEHIPDDAKAMKELLRVLKPEGKAILQVPISKNNQQTYEDFSISDPQKRKELFGQFDHVRIYGQDYVIRLENAGFIVERVNISDKYKKFGVNPEEDIFFCKRGMS; encoded by the coding sequence ATGAAAATCCTGGACAGAATAAAAAAAAAGATAGAGCTATTTTCTCATTCAGGCTCAAATTATCAATGTCCATTTTGTGGCTACAAATCGAAAGATCTGGAAATTGTAGGACATAATTTACCTGTATTAATAGAAAAACATGTCATTGGAGGCGGGCGTAGAGCGGCAGGATGCTATAAATGTAATTCCAGAGACAGAGAAAGACTTTTATATGCTTTTGTTATTAAAGAATTAAATCTTCCAAAAGACATCAGTGTATTACATATCGCACCAGAACCTAAATTATCAAAGATTCTTTTAAGCCAGAATTTAAAGGAATATATTTGTGGAGATCTGCTCACAGGGAATTACCATTATCCAGACCATGTAAAAAATATTAATATTTTAAGTATCCCTTACGAGAACAATTATTTCGATCTGGTGATTTGTAATCATGTTTTAGAACATATTCCTGACGATGCAAAAGCCATGAAAGAACTTTTAAGGGTATTAAAGCCTGAAGGAAAAGCTATTTTACAGGTCCCTATTTCTAAGAATAATCAACAGACCTACGAAGACTTTTCTATTTCCGACCCTCAAAAAAGAAAAGAACTTTTTGGTCAGTTTGATCATGTAAGAATATATGGTCAAGACTATGTAATACGATTAGAAAATGCTGGTTTTATAGTAGAGAGAGTAAATATTTCTGATAAATATAAAAAATTTGGAGTGAATCCTGAGGAAGATATTTTCTTTTGTAAAAGAGGGATGTCATAA
- a CDS encoding glycosyltransferase family 2 protein yields the protein MPRIYLIIVTYNAMKWAERCFTSLRRSSVPIQCIVVDNGSTDNTQEYIKTNFPEVDFIQSSENLGFGKANNIGIEKAHKEGADFFYLMNQDAWLYPDSLEKLLDIYSKHPKQEEIGIISPMQIDGTEKYLDIFLDKYIATNFEKTRLISDLYFQTLKPFYEIKFINAAHWLLPKHTIETVGGFNPYFFHYGEDDEYTNRVLFHEKKTLLVPGSKAVHDGKQFLTKIDYNKFPNLSIETKIINPNLNNALYLEKKSLKQSIVKNIITGNIGTYKKLSLKYKKISKEEKKLAEIRSKVMQIGPTFLNL from the coding sequence ATGCCAAGGATTTATCTTATTATTGTCACTTATAATGCCATGAAATGGGCAGAAAGATGCTTTACAAGCTTAAGGCGATCTTCGGTTCCTATACAGTGTATTGTTGTAGATAATGGATCAACAGATAATACACAGGAGTATATAAAAACAAATTTCCCGGAAGTAGATTTCATTCAGTCTTCAGAGAATCTGGGATTTGGTAAAGCCAATAATATAGGTATTGAAAAAGCTCATAAAGAAGGTGCAGATTTTTTCTATCTGATGAATCAGGATGCATGGCTTTACCCTGATAGTCTTGAAAAGTTGCTTGATATTTACAGTAAGCATCCCAAACAAGAAGAAATTGGGATCATCAGCCCCATGCAAATTGATGGAACAGAAAAATATCTGGATATCTTTTTAGATAAATATATTGCTACAAATTTTGAAAAGACAAGGCTGATATCTGACCTGTATTTTCAAACACTGAAACCTTTTTATGAAATTAAGTTTATTAATGCTGCTCATTGGCTTCTTCCAAAGCATACCATAGAAACTGTAGGTGGATTTAACCCTTACTTTTTTCACTATGGAGAAGACGATGAGTATACAAACCGGGTATTATTTCACGAGAAAAAAACGCTACTTGTCCCTGGCAGTAAAGCAGTTCATGATGGAAAACAATTTTTAACTAAAATTGATTATAATAAATTTCCAAATCTGAGTATAGAAACTAAAATTATAAATCCTAACCTGAACAATGCATTATATTTAGAAAAGAAATCTCTTAAGCAAAGCATTGTAAAGAATATTATCACAGGAAATATTGGCACTTATAAAAAACTATCTTTAAAGTATAAAAAGATTTCAAAAGAAGAAAAAAAATTAGCTGAAATACGCAGTAAAGTAATGCAAATAGGACCAACATTCCTGAATCTGTAA
- a CDS encoding NAD-dependent epimerase/dehydratase family protein, giving the protein MIIGNGLIASSLQNIDSDKILFFASGVSNSLETKKAEFEREFNLLSNALENYSEKKFIYFSTLSVQDQSKQDSFYVLHKLEMENYIKSKSDNYLILRIGNIVGKGGNPNTLFNFLKTKIKTNSKFILHRNARRLLLDIDDIANFLESTCKSVKNETINFAYPYYYDLREIIDAIQNRMDQKANYDEADEGDFYKVDFDKNTNSFFSGIEPTDYLKNLAEKYT; this is encoded by the coding sequence ATGATCATAGGAAACGGGCTTATTGCTAGTTCATTACAAAATATCGATTCGGACAAAATACTTTTCTTCGCTTCAGGAGTTTCAAATTCTCTTGAAACAAAAAAAGCAGAATTTGAAAGAGAATTCAATCTTTTAAGCAACGCCCTTGAAAATTACAGCGAAAAGAAGTTTATCTATTTCTCCACATTGAGTGTTCAGGATCAATCAAAACAGGACAGCTTTTATGTACTGCATAAGTTGGAAATGGAAAATTATATTAAAAGTAAATCTGACAATTACCTTATTCTAAGAATTGGTAATATCGTAGGGAAAGGTGGAAATCCTAATACTCTTTTTAATTTTCTTAAAACAAAAATTAAAACCAATAGTAAATTCATACTTCACCGAAATGCCAGAAGATTATTATTAGATATCGATGACATTGCTAATTTTTTAGAAAGTACATGCAAGTCTGTGAAAAATGAAACAATAAACTTTGCATATCCTTATTATTATGATTTAAGGGAAATTATAGATGCCATCCAAAATAGAATGGATCAGAAAGCAAATTATGATGAAGCAGATGAAGGGGATTTTTACAAAGTCGATTTTGATAAAAACACCAACAGCTTTTTCTCTGGAATAGAGCCTACTGATTATTTGAAAAATTTAGCTGAAAAATATACTTAA
- a CDS encoding glycosyltransferase family protein has protein sequence MISIIISSYLPQYFSALENNIAETIGVPYEIIKIDNPGLMGICKAYNMGAEKAKYDYFLFIHEDILFHTDKWGEKLITHLNRPGTGVIGLAGSSYVPVAPSSWTVSEKYNFINILQGNKENAESYLINKVSGNTNPVYAVDGVFLGIKKENFFDFKFDEDINGFHGYDLDFTLRVSKRLQNYVIDNILIQHFSGGNLDKKWLDSNIKIKEKIGSDFQKTIDNTTEKKIFSGFLHKYFEYYPINRKTLLFTLKFYPYKYLDFRQHLFFIKKYFNYIRYASQINRKLKVDL, from the coding sequence ATGATCTCTATCATTATATCTTCATATCTTCCTCAGTATTTCTCTGCATTGGAAAATAATATTGCAGAAACGATTGGTGTACCCTACGAAATTATCAAAATTGATAATCCTGGATTAATGGGGATCTGCAAGGCATACAATATGGGAGCAGAAAAAGCTAAATATGATTATTTTTTATTCATCCATGAGGATATTTTATTTCATACAGATAAATGGGGCGAGAAATTAATAACCCACCTCAACCGACCTGGAACAGGTGTTATCGGACTTGCCGGCTCTTCCTATGTCCCTGTTGCACCTTCCAGTTGGACCGTTTCAGAAAAATATAATTTCATCAATATTTTGCAGGGAAATAAAGAAAATGCCGAATCCTATCTAATTAATAAAGTCTCTGGAAATACAAATCCGGTTTATGCCGTAGATGGTGTATTTCTAGGTATTAAAAAGGAAAATTTCTTTGATTTTAAATTCGATGAAGATATTAATGGGTTTCACGGTTATGATCTGGATTTTACATTAAGGGTATCAAAAAGACTTCAAAATTACGTAATCGATAATATACTTATACAACATTTCTCTGGCGGAAATCTGGATAAAAAGTGGTTGGATTCCAACATAAAAATTAAAGAAAAAATTGGATCTGATTTTCAAAAAACAATTGACAATACCACCGAGAAAAAAATATTTTCCGGCTTTTTACATAAATATTTTGAATACTACCCGATTAATAGGAAAACGCTTTTATTTACACTAAAATTTTATCCTTATAAGTATTTAGATTTCAGACAACATCTATTTTTTATTAAAAAATATTTTAATTACATTAGATATGCATCTCAGATTAATAGAAAATTAAAAGTAGATCTTTAA
- a CDS encoding glycosyltransferase family 4 protein: MNETKKILVISHEASLSGAPILLLSVLKKLKQEKKNFSIDILLLRAGQLFEDFAKISDNKIIVASYYNQSFSFINRNFKKLQAAFFPTAETREEQIEKITGRLFSNNYDLVYGNTAETLIWTIPFYKKNIPTIVAIHELAFGVESSYSKEFILENVSNVSTIIAGSNAVAENLITRYGAKPEKIKVIHSFVDEVIDIQKDTTALKKELNISDNELVIGIASSQELRKGTDLVPLLVKKIADQTDIDFKFINLGGTSKIGPVKCSKLDAEKLGVDDKIIYVDHNKFPNDYINIFDIFLLLSREDPFPLVMLTAAKLKKPIVAFEQSGGAVEFLENGFGVLAPYLDLDTMASEIVKLLQSKELRENYGIKIQNKLELEYSEKRLTTDIFQTMDNLLK, translated from the coding sequence ATGAATGAAACAAAAAAAATATTAGTTATATCTCATGAAGCATCTTTATCAGGTGCTCCAATACTATTGTTGAGTGTATTAAAAAAGCTTAAACAAGAAAAAAAGAATTTTAGCATTGATATTCTATTATTAAGAGCAGGACAGCTTTTTGAAGATTTTGCTAAAATTTCTGACAACAAAATTATTGTAGCTAGTTATTATAATCAATCATTTTCTTTTATCAATAGAAATTTTAAAAAACTTCAGGCTGCATTTTTTCCAACAGCAGAAACCAGAGAGGAACAGATTGAAAAGATAACCGGAAGATTATTTTCTAACAATTATGATTTGGTATATGGAAATACTGCAGAAACACTAATTTGGACAATACCCTTTTACAAAAAGAACATTCCTACCATTGTAGCCATCCACGAACTGGCTTTTGGAGTAGAAAGTTCTTACTCAAAAGAATTTATTTTAGAAAACGTATCCAATGTTTCTACTATTATTGCGGGATCAAATGCTGTAGCAGAGAACCTGATTACCAGATATGGAGCAAAACCAGAAAAAATTAAAGTCATTCATTCTTTTGTCGATGAAGTAATTGATATTCAAAAAGATACGACAGCTTTAAAAAAAGAGCTCAATATTTCTGATAATGAATTAGTTATTGGTATTGCAAGCTCTCAGGAATTGCGTAAAGGAACGGATTTAGTACCTCTCCTTGTAAAAAAAATAGCAGATCAGACAGATATAGATTTTAAATTCATTAACCTTGGTGGAACTTCCAAAATTGGCCCTGTAAAATGTTCAAAGCTAGATGCTGAAAAACTTGGAGTAGATGATAAAATCATATATGTAGATCACAACAAATTTCCAAACGACTATATTAATATTTTTGATATTTTCCTCTTACTATCCCGGGAAGATCCGTTTCCTCTTGTAATGCTTACTGCAGCAAAACTTAAAAAACCTATTGTTGCATTTGAACAAAGTGGCGGCGCAGTAGAATTTCTTGAAAATGGTTTTGGTGTTCTTGCCCCTTATCTTGATTTGGATACTATGGCTTCTGAGATCGTTAAGCTATTACAGAGCAAAGAATTAAGAGAAAATTATGGAATTAAAATCCAGAATAAACTAGAACTGGAATATTCTGAAAAAAGACTGACTACTGATATCTTTCAGACGATGGACAATCTATTGAAATAA
- a CDS encoding acyltransferase, whose protein sequence is MFLRLKNYIHRKIASFITDLEVQKKKKLWRAFNAKPTITIHHTFAPQDVNIFKGNEGEFGNIAIGERFFVRDYCNISVLPNASLTIGSGVFFNNYSSINCIDNITIGDDTIFGEGVKLYDHNHEYGFNPNFFIDKTAFKTSPIIIGNNCWIGSNTVILKGVNIGDNCIIGAGCVIHKSIPANTIVKNSQNLIFESLQNE, encoded by the coding sequence ATGTTCTTAAGGCTAAAAAATTATATCCATAGAAAAATAGCTTCTTTTATTACTGATCTTGAAGTACAAAAAAAGAAGAAACTTTGGCGGGCTTTTAACGCAAAACCAACTATTACAATTCACCATACTTTTGCCCCTCAAGATGTTAATATCTTTAAAGGAAATGAGGGCGAATTTGGTAATATAGCTATTGGTGAACGGTTTTTCGTGAGAGATTACTGTAATATTTCAGTGCTTCCAAATGCTTCACTAACTATTGGCAGTGGGGTTTTCTTTAATAATTATTCTTCAATTAATTGTATCGATAATATTACCATTGGTGATGATACTATATTCGGAGAAGGTGTAAAATTATATGATCACAATCATGAGTACGGGTTCAATCCCAATTTCTTTATAGATAAAACAGCCTTTAAGACTTCACCGATAATTATAGGTAATAATTGCTGGATAGGAAGTAATACAGTCATATTAAAAGGAGTTAACATCGGCGACAATTGTATTATTGGTGCTGGATGTGTTATTCATAAATCTATCCCGGCTAATACTATTGTAAAAAACAGTCAAAATTTAATATTCGAATCTTTGCAAAATGAATGA
- a CDS encoding glycosyltransferase family 2 protein encodes MVNNPLVTVIIVSYNHSGYIKECLDSIKNQTYENIQLIVGDDASPDNSVEVFENWINDNKYTAEKNFHSKNTGLAEMLNECIKFAKGKYIKLIAADDYLHPEFLEKCVKTLENKDDKFAVVFSSAYIVEEDKNLVEYYGNFDFYRDEYQFRKLEKTRNFVPAVSALIKTKALLETGSYNKDILLEDYDKWLQINEKHFFAFIPEHLAYYRKHEENISTLKARVVFVEEILLRLQYDTELDNKSELNNSVKKIYITSTNKKELKKTFEKYNQYKGKEPWLNFCLKYRLPIKLYHLKYKFF; translated from the coding sequence ATGGTGAACAATCCTTTAGTAACAGTTATTATCGTTTCATATAATCATTCCGGTTATATTAAAGAATGCCTGGATAGCATAAAAAATCAAACTTATGAGAACATTCAATTAATTGTGGGAGATGATGCTTCACCAGATAATTCTGTAGAAGTCTTCGAAAATTGGATTAATGACAATAAGTATACTGCTGAAAAAAATTTCCATTCCAAGAATACTGGTTTAGCTGAGATGCTTAATGAATGTATAAAATTCGCTAAAGGAAAGTATATTAAACTTATTGCAGCTGACGATTATTTGCACCCGGAGTTTTTGGAAAAATGTGTAAAAACATTGGAAAACAAAGATGATAAGTTTGCTGTGGTTTTTTCATCAGCATATATTGTAGAGGAAGATAAAAATTTAGTTGAGTATTATGGGAATTTTGATTTCTATAGAGATGAATATCAGTTTAGAAAACTTGAGAAAACAAGAAATTTTGTACCGGCTGTCAGCGCATTGATCAAAACTAAAGCTCTTCTTGAAACAGGATCTTATAATAAAGATATTCTTTTGGAAGATTACGATAAATGGTTACAAATAAATGAAAAACATTTTTTTGCTTTTATTCCGGAACACCTTGCTTATTATAGAAAGCACGAAGAAAACATTTCAACCTTAAAGGCCCGAGTGGTTTTCGTTGAAGAAATACTGTTGAGACTACAATATGACACAGAGTTAGATAATAAATCGGAACTTAATAATAGTGTCAAGAAAATTTATATTACATCAACTAACAAGAAAGAACTAAAAAAGACTTTTGAAAAATATAATCAGTACAAGGGAAAAGAACCTTGGCTGAATTTTTGTTTGAAATATCGTTTACCTATTAAACTCTATCATCTAAAATATAAATTTTTCTAA
- a CDS encoding DegT/DnrJ/EryC1/StrS family aminotransferase has protein sequence MISFLNLKKINLKYQEEIENKLLEVFRSGWYLLGDELKNFETNLAHYIGSKYALGVANGLDALRLIFRAYIELGIMKPGDEVIVPANTYIASILALSDNGLIPVFVEPEINTYNIDISKIEEKLTSKTKAILIVHLQGRIVFSEELRKIAQDHKLKIVEDNAQAIGAEWNNIKSGNLGDAAGFSFYPGKNLGALGDAGAVTTNDKDLFETIRALGNYGSNQKYVNIYKGLNSRLDEIQAGVLDIKLKYIEEENDARRLIAKKFIEEITNPKIILPENPEDEKEHVWHVFVIRTENRDNLQSYLNEKGIHTIIHYPIPPHKQEAYKEMNTLSFPISEKIHEEVLSLPISSILDTEEIETIIKAINEY, from the coding sequence ATGATTAGTTTTTTAAATTTAAAAAAAATAAACCTTAAATATCAAGAAGAAATTGAAAACAAACTTTTGGAAGTTTTCAGGAGCGGATGGTATTTATTGGGAGATGAGCTTAAGAATTTCGAAACCAATTTAGCTCATTATATTGGTTCAAAATATGCTTTAGGAGTAGCAAACGGACTGGATGCTTTACGATTAATATTCCGCGCCTACATAGAGCTGGGCATTATGAAACCTGGAGATGAGGTCATTGTCCCTGCAAACACTTACATCGCTTCTATTCTGGCTTTATCGGATAATGGATTAATCCCTGTTTTTGTAGAGCCGGAAATAAATACATACAATATTGACATTTCAAAAATTGAAGAAAAACTCACTTCGAAAACAAAAGCAATACTAATCGTTCATCTGCAGGGTAGAATTGTTTTTTCTGAAGAATTAAGAAAAATAGCACAGGACCATAAACTAAAAATTGTAGAGGATAATGCACAGGCTATCGGAGCAGAATGGAATAATATTAAATCAGGAAACCTGGGTGATGCAGCTGGATTCAGCTTTTATCCCGGTAAAAATTTAGGTGCTCTGGGTGATGCTGGTGCAGTAACAACAAATGATAAAGATTTATTTGAGACCATCCGTGCATTAGGAAACTATGGTTCTAATCAAAAATATGTCAACATATACAAGGGTCTTAATTCCAGATTGGACGAAATACAAGCTGGAGTACTGGATATTAAATTAAAGTATATTGAAGAAGAAAATGATGCGCGAAGACTAATTGCGAAAAAATTCATTGAGGAAATAACTAATCCAAAAATCATTCTTCCAGAAAATCCAGAAGATGAAAAGGAACATGTATGGCATGTGTTTGTTATTAGAACAGAAAATAGAGACAATCTTCAAAGCTACCTCAATGAAAAGGGGATCCACACAATTATCCATTACCCTATTCCACCTCATAAGCAAGAAGCTTATAAAGAAATGAATACGCTATCTTTTCCAATTAGTGAAAAGATACATGAGGAAGTATTGAGTTTACCTATTTCATCTATTTTAGATACGGAAGAAATTGAAACCATTATTAAAGCTATAAATGAATATTAA
- a CDS encoding GNAT family N-acetyltransferase, producing MDIELTRYHVTQKVIWDTFIRESKNGLFFFERDYMDYHADRFNDHSLIFIKKDQIIAAFPANEIDKEIFSHAGLTYGSLVISEKTKTVEVLEIFTLLINYYKNSGFSKLLYKAIPSIFFEQPSQEDLYALFLNNAQLIRRDISSVLPIQNRLPLANSPARRYKKCSKLNLEIKENKNFENYWTLLTNVLASNHGAKPVHSLQEIQQLAEKFPNNIKLYEVTENEELLSGTLIFDFGKVLHTQYLANSEKGREIGALDYLIIKLLEEQFQDRPYFSFGISTENQGRFLNEGLINQKEMYGGRAICNDFYEITLN from the coding sequence ATGGATATAGAACTAACACGATATCATGTTACCCAGAAAGTCATTTGGGATACTTTCATAAGGGAAAGCAAAAATGGATTATTCTTTTTTGAAAGGGATTATATGGATTATCATGCTGACCGCTTTAATGATCATTCTTTGATTTTCATTAAAAAAGATCAGATCATTGCTGCTTTTCCAGCGAATGAAATAGATAAGGAAATTTTTTCTCACGCCGGATTAACTTATGGATCTTTGGTTATCAGTGAAAAAACTAAAACTGTTGAGGTCTTAGAAATATTTACACTTTTAATCAACTACTACAAGAATAGTGGTTTTAGCAAATTACTTTATAAAGCAATTCCGTCTATCTTCTTTGAGCAACCTTCGCAGGAAGACCTGTATGCTTTATTTTTAAATAATGCACAACTTATCAGACGAGATATCTCTTCGGTGTTACCTATCCAAAATAGGTTACCTTTAGCAAATTCACCTGCAAGAAGATATAAAAAATGTTCCAAGTTAAATCTTGAGATTAAAGAGAATAAAAATTTTGAAAATTACTGGACACTTCTAACGAATGTCCTTGCATCAAACCATGGAGCTAAACCTGTACACAGTCTACAGGAAATTCAACAGTTAGCAGAAAAATTCCCAAATAATATCAAACTATACGAAGTTACAGAAAATGAAGAGCTACTGAGTGGTACCTTAATTTTCGACTTTGGTAAAGTCCTTCATACACAATACCTCGCGAATTCTGAGAAGGGCAGGGAAATTGGTGCTTTGGACTATCTTATTATCAAGCTGCTTGAAGAACAATTTCAAGACAGACCCTATTTTAGTTTCGGAATCTCTACTGAAAATCAGGGAAGATTTTTAAATGAAGGTCTGATCAACCAAAAAGAGATGTATGGTGGGAGGGCTATTTGTAATGATTTTTATGAAATTACTTTAAATTAA
- a CDS encoding GNAT family N-acetyltransferase, producing MDKVQYFDLDKIGNSSLGFITVAEGLKNVPFDVKRVYWTYYTPQDVMRGGHAHKNLKQIIFAVSGTIEFNIEDKNGNKETFILDNPSRGIYIPKLIWRDIKFSHSAVLLCLASELYDENDYFRSYEEFTSYPSPSEVLHLVDYTEEILDKSWNWLNDPEIKKLTNTPDFTREDQKIWFSKLEDMKNYDIKGIAFGEQIIGVAGLKKIDLNNKDAEYFGYIGEKQFWGKGLSKQILSEILRSAKEEHKLESIYLNVIPDNIRAIKAYENFGFRIELIVKDNVKMSLKL from the coding sequence ATGGACAAGGTTCAATATTTTGATTTAGATAAAATTGGTAATTCTTCTCTTGGCTTTATTACAGTAGCCGAGGGCTTAAAGAACGTGCCTTTTGATGTCAAACGTGTATATTGGACTTACTATACTCCTCAAGATGTGATGAGAGGAGGTCATGCTCATAAAAATCTTAAGCAAATCATATTTGCTGTATCAGGAACAATAGAGTTTAATATCGAAGATAAAAATGGTAATAAAGAAACCTTTATACTAGATAATCCTTCTAGAGGAATATATATCCCAAAATTAATCTGGCGGGATATTAAATTCTCACACAGTGCGGTATTACTCTGTTTAGCATCTGAACTTTACGACGAAAACGACTACTTTAGAAGTTATGAAGAATTTACCTCATACCCTTCTCCATCTGAAGTGTTACATCTGGTAGATTATACTGAAGAAATTCTGGATAAATCGTGGAATTGGCTTAATGATCCTGAAATTAAAAAGCTTACCAATACACCTGATTTTACAAGAGAAGATCAGAAAATATGGTTTAGCAAACTTGAGGATATGAAAAACTATGATATTAAAGGTATTGCTTTTGGTGAGCAAATTATTGGCGTTGCAGGTCTAAAAAAAATTGACCTCAACAACAAAGATGCTGAGTATTTTGGTTATATCGGAGAAAAGCAATTTTGGGGGAAAGGTCTAAGCAAACAAATATTATCTGAAATATTGCGCAGTGCAAAGGAAGAGCACAAGTTAGAAAGCATCTATCTAAATGTTATTCCTGATAATATTAGAGCTATCAAAGCTTATGAAAATTTTGGATTCAGAATAGAGTTGATCGTAAAAGATAACGTAAAAATGTCTTTAAAGTTATAA